The Gemmatimonadota bacterium genome includes the window GGGTACGACCTGGAACCGTTCAAGGCATCGATCGACGAACATCCCGACGTGCGGTACGACTACCGGAAGATCCTGTCGGATGCGGCGATCGAGGGTTTCTTCAGACCCTACGCCGACATCTGCCGCCGTCTCGGCGCCGTGAGCCGCGTGCAGTGCCACGGGGCGCCGGCCGACCTGCTTGAAGCCTTCGCGCTCGTGGACGTCCCGGAATCCGAGGCCCTGCTGTTCGAGACCTTCTTCTCGGCCATCCCCGGTTCGGCAGCGGCCCTGGGCGCGCGGCCCGTCGTGACCTGCGAGACCTTTACCTGTATCTACGGCTACGAGCCGTGGCCCGCGCCGTCGCCCCATCACGGCGAGGAGAAGGTGGAGGACCTGAAGCTCATGGCGGACGCGGTGTTCGCCCACGGCGTCAACCACATCGTCTGGCACGGCATGCCCTACAACGCGCCCGGCGGGAACAACGCTTTTTACGCGACCACGCACGTCGGTCCGGACAGCGGGTTCGCCGGCCGGCTTCCGGCCCTCAACGCCTACCTGGCGGAGGCCGCCGATTTCGTCAAGCAGGGCAGGACCTACACGGACGTGGCGGTGTACCTCCCGCTGGAAGACCATTGGATGCGCCACCTGCTGCCCGAGGACCGGCGCGGACCGGCCGCCAACTACTACTGGGAATTGCAGACCGTTGAACGGCCCAGCGCCTTGCTGGGCTACCATCCCCTGTGGATCTCGACGCCCTTCCTGGCGGATGCGGTGGTGGTGGACGGGCGCGTCCGATACGGCGAGGCCGCGTTTTCCATGATCTACGTGGACGTGGATTGGCTGGACGGCGAAGGGCTTTCGGCCCTGCTTCGGCTCGCAAGGGAGGCCGCCCGGATCTGCGTTCCTCGCCGGCCCGCCGTACCGGGCTACCGTCCGCCAGCAGATTACGAGGATCGCCTGAGGAAGCTGATGAGCCAGCCCTCGGTCACCGCGGATCCAGGTGCGGCGCTTCGCCATCCCCCGCTCGTCAGCGGCCGGGACGCGCCGGAGTTCTGGTGTCGGGAGGTCGATAGCGACTACCACGTCTTCTTCGCCCATCCCGATACGAAGCGGATCCGGTACCCCATGGCCTACGAAGGCTGGCGGTCCACGGAACGGGTCGAGCGTGAGGTCGTCCTGCACGTCAACGGCTGTGAATGGAAGGTGCGCCTGGACTTCGAACCCGAAGACGCCATGCTGGTCAGGATATCGGCGGCCGGGGCGGTGGACGTAACGCCCGGTCGCGTCGATGCGTGACCCGCGGGCGGATCGATAGGCGCGGGCGGCGGGCGCGGGCGGCGGCCAATATCCCGAGTGACTCGAGCGGCCAGCCACTCAACCTGAACAATTACAATAAATAACCCACGGAGACAGAACCCCATGCGCGACCCACGATACGGCGACCTGGCGAAAGTGCTCACCGGACATTCGACGAAGATCAAGGCCGGGGACCGGGTGCTCGTCGAGGCCTTCGACGTGCCCGACGACATGGTGATCTCGCTGATCCGGGCGATCCGGGAGGCGGGCGGTGTGCCGCTGGTCTCCATCAAGCACCAGCGCGTCATGCGGGAACTGGTCCGCGCCGGGGACGAGGACGCCATGGAAGCCGCCGGGGCCTATGAATCCCATCGCATGGCGCAGGTGCAGGCCTACATGGCCCTGCGCGGCAGCCGGAACGTGATGGAGATGTCGGACGTGCCGGGCGACGCCATGCGGCTCTACGAGCAACGCTGGATGAAGCCCGTGCACTTCGAAATCCGGGTGCCGAAGACCCGGTGGGTGGTGCTGCGCTGGCCGACCCCGTCCATGTCGCAACAGGCCGGGATGAGTACCGAGGCCTTCGAGGACTTCTTCTTCGACGTGTGCACGCTGGATTACGGGAAGATGGAACGGGCACTGGCGCCGCTGAAGGAGCGCATGGACCGCACCGACCGCGTCCGGCTGACGGGTCCGGATACCGACCTGGCCTTCAGCATCCGCGACATCCCCACCGTGGGATGTTCGGGTGATCGCAACATCCCCGACGGCGAGTGCTTTACCGCGCCGGTGCGCGACTCAGTCAACGGCGTCATCCGGTTCAACACGCCGACACTGTACCACGGCGTGTCGTTTACGGACGTGCAACTGAGATTCGAGGAGGGCAGGATAATCGAGGCGACGGGCAACCGGACGGAGAAGCTCAACGAGATCTTCGACACGGATGAGGGGGCGCGCTACATCGGCGAGTTCGCCATCGGCTTCAACCCCCACATCACCGCGCCTATGCTGGATATCCTCTTCGACGAGAAGATCGCCGGGTCCTTTCACTTCACGCCCGGTCAGGCCTACGAGGAGGCCGACAACGGCAACCGGTCCGCCGTCCACTGGGACATGGTCATGATCCAGACGCCGGAATTCGGCGGCGGGACCATCGAGTTCGACGGGGAAGTGATCCGGAGGGACGGGAGGTTCGTCGTTCCGGAACTCGAGGACCTGAACCCGGAACGGCTGAAGTGAAACGGTTCGACGAAGGTTTCTACTGTTCCAACAGAATGAAACTGGTCGAACGGGTTACGCGCTGCCCGGTATGGCGGTCCTCCAACGTCACCGTTAGCATGTACACGCCGGGCGTCAGGTCCGCGGTGTCGATCGCCGTGAACTCGGCTTCCTCGGCCGCTTCGCCCTCGCCCTCGTACGTCAGGACGACGGTCTGCTGGTCACCGGGCCCATCACGCCGTCCAGGCTGACCAGGCCGTCCAGGCTGACCACCCAATCGACCGCGAGAATCCGGCATGCCCTCGGGGTTGATTTCGTAGTAGGTCGCGTAGGACGTCCTCCCCGCTTCATCCTGGTCCAGGTTGTATACTTCGTAGTACACGTAAACCAGTTGGCCGCGTCCGTAGGCGCGCAGCGGATGGGGTACGATGTTCAGGCCCTGCCTGACGAAGGGTCCGGACCGGTCGGTCGGCGTAATGCCCGCGGACAGTTTCAGGTCGCTGATCATCAGCGCACGGCCCCGGTAGTCGGGGATGGTGACCGGTTTCTCGTAGACGCCGATGCGCCGGGAGGCTTCGTCGTTCATCTCCACGGCCGCCGTGAATCGGCCCGGAGGCGCCAGCACATCGACGGCCAATGTGTAGGCCGAGACCCTGGCCTGATCGGAGCTGATCGGCCGTTGCGGCCGTTCGATGGGCCCGAAGCGGAATTTCTGATTGAACGCAGGACTGAAAGCCGAGTCACGCAACGTGGCCTGGTTGCTCAGGAAGGTTTCGGATCCCCGGCCGTCGGTGACGTCGCCGAACTGCCAGACGGGAATGCTGTAGGCCAGTTCCATCACCGTCTTGTCGCCGGCGCCCCGGAAGGTGGTGATGTCAAAGGCATAGTCCAGCGTCTCGCCGCCGAAATCGTGCGCATAGTCCTCGGGAGATTTCTCGATCAGTACGGCGGCAACCTGAGTGGGGTGGTACCGGTCCTGACGGACCATATCCCGGGTGAAGTTGCTAACGGTCTTGAGCGGATAGTCGAACTTGCCGTCATTCATCAGATCCACGAAGAAAAGTTCCATATCGTGTTGTACGTACACCCAGCTTTCTACCGCGTACCCGTAATACAATTCCGCTCTTCCTCGAAACCCAAAATAGTCGGTACTTGTTTCGTAACCTCCGTCCATGATATTCCGCTGCCCCGGGCCGCCCTGCAGCTTAAGCTTGTAACCCGTAAGCAGGTTCCTTTCCCGGATCGCATCCACGGCGGGATTTCCGGTGAGCGCGTGGTTGATATCAGAATCCTGGTAAGGACTGAATATGAAACGACGGCGATCGTCGGGCGCCCCGTAGCGGACATACACCTCTCCACGGCGATCATAGGGCTGTTGTCCATCGGCAAAGTGCAGCCGGACGTACATCACCCGTTTGTAATGCTCGACCAGACGCTCGTTCTCGACCGTGGCCGGATTGGAATCCCGGGCGTTCCAGAAGGCCCTCCACACCTCGTCCCGGTCGGTGCCTTCCGCGGACCGCCAGGCTTCCAGAACGTCCGTCGGCGCCACGTGGGACAGGTCCGCGTACACCTCCTGCTCTTCCGGGTCAAGCGATTCGATGTAGGTCTCCAGCGACCGCTGCAACAGATCGTATTGTTGCTCGATGCTCATGGTCAGCGCTTCGAACTGCGTGAGCATGGCCCGGATCACATCCGGTGCGATGCCCTCCATCTCCTCCGCCATCTGCCGCAGCCGCTCCGCGCCCCGTTCGTAGTATTCGAACCGGTGGCAGATACCCGCGAACCGCCGGAGCGCTTCGGGGTGTCCCGGATTGACCTGGTACTGTTTCAGGTAAGCGTTCAACGCCTGGATGTAGTCGTCGTAGCGGTCCCTGACCAGCTTGCCATGGTCAGCCAGGTTCAGTTCCTCGTAACATCGGCCCAGTTGAAACCATGCATCCGGATGCATGGGATCCAACTCCACGGCCCGCTGGAAGTACTCCCGCCCATCCGCGTCACTGCCAATCAGCCAGCCCTTGTCGCCCTGGTCCATAAAGGTAAGCCCCATGATGTACTGGTATTCCGCGCTTCCCGGGTCAAGCCTTAACGCCCTGCGAAGCGCCTTCCGCGCATCGAGCCTCCGGCGGGGCATGCGCACGTATACGAGTCCCATGCCCACGTGACCCGGCGCCCAGTTCTTGTCCCGCCGCACTGCCGTCTTGAAGGACTCGAGTGCTTCCTCGTCCCTGGACAGGGCGTACAGGGCCATCCCCAGCCAGTAGTGACCGGGTGCCGCCTTTTCGTCATCGCGGACCGCCTGCTCCAGGTGAGAAAGCGCTTCGGTGTACAAGCCGAGTTCGTAAAGGCGCTTGCCCTCTTCGAGCGGCGACAGGCTGGCAGGCGTAGACTCCGGGGAGCTTGTCGATGACGACCCGGACGGACCGGACTGCGCCTGCGACGTGCCGAACGGCGCTCCAATGACCAGCATCAGCGCTGCAGCCGGAATGAAACGAGCCCCCATCGGAATCAAACGGGTTAAAATCATGGTCTCCCCAAGACTCCTCTACCGTTCCATGACCAGGAAGTTGGCCGACCGGGTGACGTTCCTTCCCGCGTTCAGATCGGTGAAGGTGACGGTGAGCAGGTACTCACCCGCCGGCAGGCCGGATGTATCCAGCGACGTGTACTCCCGGTCCTCGGTCGAATAACCTTGTCCCGAGAAAGCCATCATCACCGTCTGCATGTCTCCCTGCCTGCGGCCCGTCCAGCCGCGCCGCGCGCTGCCGCCCCTGGGACTGATCTCGTAGAGGATTTCGTACGCCGTCTTCCCCTCCCCGTCCAGGCTGAGATTGTATACCTCGTAGTAGACGTAAACGGGGTTTTCCCGGATGTAGAGCCGTCCCGGATTGGGTGTGATGTTCAGTCCGTTGCGCACGAAGGGGCCCTGCACGCCGGACGGCGTGATCAGGGTGGCCAGCTTGAGGTCGCTGATGAGCAGTTCTTCCCCGCTGTAATCGGACAAGGTGACCGGCCTTAGATACACCCCGGTTCTTTGCGACGTTTCGTCCCGCACCTGGACCGCCATCGTGAAGCTTCCCGGCGGCGCCACGACGCTCTCGGGCAAGGTATACACCGGCACTTTCACGTGGCTTTCGGCCATCTTCCGCTTCGGCCGGTCAAAGGGGCCGAATCCGAAGGCGTGGGTAAACCGTGGGCTCATGGCCGAGTCTCGCAGCGTGACCTGGTGTTCGAGCCGGGTACGGATCCCCTGGCCGTCCGATATGTCGCCGAACTGCCAGACGGGGATGCTGTAGGACAGGTCCAGTTCCGTCGCGCCGTTGTCCGCACGGAAGCTCACGGCGTCGAAGGCGTACTCGAGTTGTGCGCCGCGGAGGTCATACAGGTATTCCTCGGGCGATTTGGCGATCAGTTCCTCGGCCAGCCGCCGGGGACTGAACTGTTCCTGCCGGAC containing:
- a CDS encoding tetratricopeptide repeat protein, producing MILTRLIPMGARFIPAAALMLVIGAPFGTSQAQSGPSGSSSTSSPESTPASLSPLEEGKRLYELGLYTEALSHLEQAVRDDEKAAPGHYWLGMALYALSRDEEALESFKTAVRRDKNWAPGHVGMGLVYVRMPRRRLDARKALRRALRLDPGSAEYQYIMGLTFMDQGDKGWLIGSDADGREYFQRAVELDPMHPDAWFQLGRCYEELNLADHGKLVRDRYDDYIQALNAYLKQYQVNPGHPEALRRFAGICHRFEYYERGAERLRQMAEEMEGIAPDVIRAMLTQFEALTMSIEQQYDLLQRSLETYIESLDPEEQEVYADLSHVAPTDVLEAWRSAEGTDRDEVWRAFWNARDSNPATVENERLVEHYKRVMYVRLHFADGQQPYDRRGEVYVRYGAPDDRRRFIFSPYQDSDINHALTGNPAVDAIRERNLLTGYKLKLQGGPGQRNIMDGGYETSTDYFGFRGRAELYYGYAVESWVYVQHDMELFFVDLMNDGKFDYPLKTVSNFTRDMVRQDRYHPTQVAAVLIEKSPEDYAHDFGGETLDYAFDITTFRGAGDKTVMELAYSIPVWQFGDVTDGRGSETFLSNQATLRDSAFSPAFNQKFRFGPIERPQRPISSDQARVSAYTLAVDVLAPPGRFTAAVEMNDEASRRIGVYEKPVTIPDYRGRALMISDLKLSAGITPTDRSGPFVRQGLNIVPHPLRAYGRGQLVYVYYEVYNLDQDEAGRTSYATYYEINPEGMPDSRGRLGGQPGRPGQPGRRDGPGDQQTVVLTYEGEGEAAEEAEFTAIDTADLTPGVYMLTVTLEDRHTGQRVTRSTSFILLEQ
- a CDS encoding aminopeptidase translates to MRDPRYGDLAKVLTGHSTKIKAGDRVLVEAFDVPDDMVISLIRAIREAGGVPLVSIKHQRVMRELVRAGDEDAMEAAGAYESHRMAQVQAYMALRGSRNVMEMSDVPGDAMRLYEQRWMKPVHFEIRVPKTRWVVLRWPTPSMSQQAGMSTEAFEDFFFDVCTLDYGKMERALAPLKERMDRTDRVRLTGPDTDLAFSIRDIPTVGCSGDRNIPDGECFTAPVRDSVNGVIRFNTPTLYHGVSFTDVQLRFEEGRIIEATGNRTEKLNEIFDTDEGARYIGEFAIGFNPHITAPMLDILFDEKIAGSFHFTPGQAYEEADNGNRSAVHWDMVMIQTPEFGGGTIEFDGEVIRRDGRFVVPELEDLNPERLK